Within Paenibacillus sp. RUD330, the genomic segment GGCCAGCTGATGATCTCTCGCGAAAGCCATGCAGTACACGATGGGCCGATCCTTCTCCGGAAGGCCTCCGATGACGCGGACGACGGCTGCGCCGGTCGCGTCGTGATCCGGATGCACGCTGTAGCCGGGATAGAAGGTGAACACGATATCCGGCTTCAGCTCCTCCAGAATGGCGCCGATGCCGCCGTCGAGCAGCTCCCGCTCCTCGAACTCGATTGTCTTGTCGTGGAAGCCCAGCATGCGCAGATCCTGAATGCCGATGATTCGGCATGAGGCCTCCAGCTCCAGCTTGCGCACCTGAGGCAGCGTGACCCGGTTCGCAAACGGCGGAATGCCCATCGTGCGGGCCATTTCTCCGAGCGTCAGGCAGGCATAGGTGACCTCGGCGCCTTCCCGGATCATTTTGGCCAGCGTGCCCGACAGGCCGAAGCATTCGTCATCGGGGTGAGGGAGCACGACTAGTATACGCTTGTTCATACCGATCTCTCCTTTCTCCGCCGCCATCAGAACGGCTCCCGGCTCAGCTGCAGCGCCACGACCAGCTTGCCCGCGCTGTCATGGCCGGCCAGGATCAGCCGCTCCGGCTCGGTCTCTTCGTAATGGGTCAGTCCTTCGGAGTACACCCATCCCCGCTCCATCTTCAGGCCGACCCGGAAAGGGCCGACACCCGAAATCGAGCCCTGCGAATATTGAATGGAGGCATTGCTGATGAACGTAGCCGCCGGGTGCTTCGAGCTATCGTTATGGGACGCGTAGGCGCCCGTCGTCATTTCAAGGTGAAGATAAATGTCCTGATCCTTCAGCTGGTCGATGCGGCGCTGGACTTCAAGCGCGTTGATGAGCTGCATCCTCGTCCCTCCTATCCGATATCAAGCTGACTCTCCGCCATTGAGGAAGGCGGCAGACGTCTGCATCAAACTCCTTCTGTAGAAAAAAAGATACGCTCATCAGAAGGAAATTGCAAGTAAACTTCCTGGATTAACCGCTTATAAAAAAAGCCGGTTCGAGGTCGTCATTTCCAAGGCTTGTCTGCGGCTGACTCGGCTTAACATCCGAGACCTCTGCTTCTACCCTACCACAACGGAGCGGTCCGGGGAAAATGCCGCTGGCGGAGATGCGTCCGATTGAAATTCTATGACCAGAAAGTTTATGCGGTCAAATCAATCATTTCCGATTCCGCTGCTTCCGCTACGGCCTACGCCAGTGGAGTCAAAACCTATAACGGTGCGATCGGCATGGATGCCAGCAAAAAATCGGTGAAAACGATCCTCGAATATGCCAAGGAAACCGGCCGCTCCACTGGAATCGTGACGACCAGCCAAGTCACGGATGCGACGGGAGCAGCATTCGCCTCCCATGTCGAGGACCGCTCCGCCCAGAGCGATATCGCGCTTCAATACCTGACCAAAAGCAAGGTCGACGTCATTCTCGGCGGCGGCGAAGATTTCTGGTATCCGGCCGGACAAGCCGGCAAGTTCCAAGACGAGCCTGCCGAGGATCCTTCCGAGAAGAGCAAGGGAACGCAAGGAAACCTCGTCGAGAAGGCGAAAAAGCTCGGCTACAGCTATGTCACGAGTTCGGCCGACCTCCAAAAGGCAAAGAGCGGCAAGCTGCTCGGCCTGTTCGCCAACGAAGAAATGTTCCAGCAGCGCGAGGAAGGCCAGGGAGATTTGTACAATCCGGTCGTCTCTCTTCCGGACATGACGCGAAAGGCGCTGAGCACACTGTCGGCGAATAAAAAAGGCTTCTTCCTGATGGTGGAGGAAGAAGCGACGGATGAGATGGCCCACGAGAACAACGCCAAGCTGACGATCAAGGCGGGACAGGAACTGGACAAGTCGGTTCAGATCGCCAAGGACTTCGCCAAGAAAAACCCAGACACGCTGGTGCTCGTGCTGGCGGATCATGAGACAGGCGGCTTCTCCATCGAAGCCGTGGACGACAAGGACGAGTCCGGCGACGGCATTTCCAAAGAAGACGGCCCGTTTGCCATCATCGGCTCCAAGGACAGCTTCGTTGTGGATTGGACGACATCCGGCCACACCGGCGTCGACGTTCCGGTCACCGCGACAGGCAGAGGTTCCGAGTTGTTCACCGGCGTGTTCGAAAATACGGAGGTATTCCACAAGCTGGCCGAAGCGATGGGAATCAAGGTGAAAAAATAAGAGATGACAAAAAGCTGCTTCTTTAAAGGAGCAGCTTTTGTGATTTCCACCGGAACATCTCCGGTCAAAACCGGATGATCGTTCCCGCTTCCGTTACCCGTCCCCCGGCTGACGGAAGCAGCACCGTCGGGAAAGCGTCGGTGCGTTCTATGGCTCCGTCCTCGAATAAACGCCGGCCTATAGTCCCTGCTTGCCTCAGCGCCTGAATGCGGTGATCCAGGCCGGCATGGGGAGGAAGATCCAGCAGCTTCGAATCGCGGGTGAACTCCGCCGTCACCTCCAACGTAAACGAGCTGGAGGAGCCGCACACCCCGTTTTTATATTCCATTTCCAGCAGCATGACGGGATGGGTACCCGTCCGATGGGGCATGATTTCCAGCTCTACCAGAACGGTTTTATACTCTTTATGGTAAATATCTCCGGCATGAATAATTTTTTCGCCGAAAATATCCTCCGCCGCAAGGCCTGATACGGCGTCAAACCGGATGTAATCCGAGGGCTGCAGCGTCAGCTTGACTTTGCGGGCGGCGATGGCTTGCCGGCTGTTGAGCTCCTCCCGGAATAAGTCGGAGGCCTGCATGTCGTGAGCGACGGGGTCCTTCACCTTCTCCGAAGCCGGCTGGCCGCTAGCGGCTCCTTGAGCTTCTATGATCAGCTGAACTTTCTCTGTGCCGTCAGCCGGCAGATAGGGGCGGCTCCATGCGTATGTAAAGGTTACGGTTGGAATCATGAAAAATGATGTCCTCCTCGAGTATGTACGAATCCCTGCATGATTAGAACGCCGCTTATCGACCGTTGGTATGCGAACACTTGTTCGAAATAAGAAAAAAAGTCCCGAAACGGGGACTTTAGTCTGAAATCAGTCTCATCATTTTCATCAGGGCCGTCTGACCTGGAAATGCCCGTGTTTGCCGCAGGCGGAATCTTCCCAGCCAGCCGACTCTTTCGGATGTAACTCTTCGGCTCAAGCCAGCGGCGCGCCATCCGCTACCTCGCTCATCCGCTGCCGTTCAACCGTTCCGTCCTCCAGCCTCAGCCAGGAATCGAATTCACGGCTGCCCTCGGTCAGCAGAATGACGCGCGCTCCGCGCTGGAAGCCCTCCCGGCCATAGGTGGCATACCCCGACGCCCGCCCGTAGGAGAGGCGGATGCCGAGCCACTCTCCCGAGTAATCGTTGATATGGTCGTGGCCGCAAAAGGTTCCCATCACATCGCCCGCCTCCGCCATCGCGGCGAAAAAGCCGCCGTTCACCTCGGCGCAGCATACCCGCTCATGCTGGCTGCCCGAGCAGGAGCCGGATTCCCAGGCTGCATTATACTCCGGCAGAGGAATGTGGAAGAAGGCCAGCGACGGCAAAGGCTCGCCACCGCCGAGCTTCCTATGCTCCGCCGAGCGGGACAGGTACCATTCCGTCTAGTCCCGGCCGATCCAGCCGTAACCGGGAATCCGATCGACGCGGGAGTAATCGCCGCTGTCCAGGAAATACAGCGTCGCGGCGGGCTTGCCGTCGGCGCCCAACACGGCGCGGTCGTAATTGCCCCAGCCGCCGATGCCCGGCTCATGGCCGGTGACGCTGCCGCCGGCGGCCATCAGCTCCCGCAGCACCGCCTCGCGGCTGACGCCGCAGCCTTCCTCGGCGTCATGGTTGCCGAGCACCGCCGCCCAGGGAATGCCGCTCTCCGCCGCAGCGGAGACGACTTCGCGCACCGAGCTCAGCGGGTCGCGGCAATGCAGGCTGAAGATCAGATCTCCCGTGAAGACGACGAGATCCGGCTGCTCCGCCTTCAGCACCCTTTCCATTAAGGCGCGGGTCAGCTGATCCTCCGCCTCGCCGTTTTGCCAATGCGTATCCGTGAATTGAACGATCTTGAATGTGCCGTCCTTGCGGAACTGCAAGGTGCCGCTCATGTGGCCGACCTCCCTCATATTCTCCAATCGAGCTTCAATGGCGCTGCCATATCGCCTTTATTCCGAAAGGATAGCTTTCGGCGGCCTTGGAGTCTTTTCCTGCCGGCTCTTTCCTAAAGATAAGGTGAGCAGGGCCTTATTTGTTGCTCCTGCCGCTTGGATGGCGAAAACTTTTTTTCAGCCGGTTCCGCTGAAACAACGCGCCTTTACTCGGAAGGCTTGTCGGGCTCGCCTGCCTCGATCTGCAATACCGGGCGGTCCTGGAGCTCGACCTCCGCGACGGCGGCGCCATGCAGCTCGAAAAGCACCAGCTCGTTGACGCCGGACTTCAGCAGCGGAGCCGGGATGTACAGCGTCCCCTGCGGACCGATCTCCCAGTAACGGCCCAGATTGAAGCCGTTGATGTAAGCGACGCCTTTGGTCCAGCCTTTCACGTTCAGGAACGTATCCGCCGGCTCTCCCTCTACCTCGAACTCCCCGCGGTAGAAGGCCGGCTCATTCGCGGAGGCTTCAGCAGCGGCACTCGCAATTGAATCCGGAGAACCCGCGCCGGACGTCCCGTAGCCGATTCCGGACAAATCCTCCAGCGGCAGCGAACGGATCGTCCATCCGTAGAGGAACTGCTGGCCGAAGCGGATGCCCTCGGTGACGCCTTTCGGATCCTTGAGCAGCGGACCGTAGTTGATGCGGCCCATATTTTCCACGAGCAGGCTTACGGTCACGCCTCCCTCGGGCACGGAGAAGCTTACCTCCCGCTCCGGATTCCAGCGCTCCAGAGTCCCCTTGTATTCGCCGTCCACGAACACCATCGCGCGGTCGCGCACTTCCTGCGCCGTCAGGCGGCTCTCCCCCCGGGGTCCGGACAGATGCGTCGTGTATAAAATGAAGCCGTAGTTCTGCCCAAGCTGCTCCATCGTCTCGGGGCAGGCGCGTGTCACCGGGGTGGACAGGCTGTCCAGGACGGAGAACAGCGGCGCCCGCTCCGACAGGCCGACCTTGCCGTAGCCCTTGCTTGGAATCGGCTCCGGCAGCTCCAGCGGACCAAGCTCCGCGTACTTGCCGATGACCTCGCGCACCGCATGGAATTTATCCGTGATCTCGCCCGATTCGCTCACCAGCACGTCATAGTCGTAGCTCGTGATCGTCGGCTCGAACTTTTCGCCGTGGTTGGCCCCGCTGTAGAAGCCGAAGTTCGTGCCGCCGTGGAACATATAGAAGTTGACCGAAGCGCCGGCGGCCAGCATCTCATCCAGCACCCGAGCCGTGTCGGCGGCGTCGCGGGTATGGTGCTCCTCGCCCCAATGGTCGAACCAGCCGTTCCAATACTCCATGCACATGAGCGGCTGATCCGGCTGCGCCTTCAGCAGGTCCGCGAACGCCTCGCCGGGACGCGAGCCGAAGTTGACCGTCTCCCATACCCCCTCGACCATGCCGCCCTGCAGCATGAAATCGCAGGGACCGTCCGAGGTGAACAGCAGCACGTCCACTCCGCGGCGGATAAGGGCATCCCGCAGATGGGCCAAATATTCCTTGTCGTTGCCGTAGCTGCCGTATTCATTCTCGATCTGCATCGCGATGACCGGTCCGCCGTTCGTGGACAGCAGCGGCGCCAGCCGGGGAATCAGCTCGTCGTAATAGGCATCCACCTTGTCCAGGAAAGGCTTGTAGGCGCAGCGCAGCCGCATGTTCCCGTCCTTCAGCAGCCAGGCGGGCATGCCCCCGAACTCCCATTCCGCGCAAATATAAGGACTTGGCCTGACGATGACATGCAGCCCCAGCTCCCCGGCCGTCCGGATAAAGCGCTCGATGTCCGCCAAGCCCTCGAAATTGAACTGGCCTTCGACAGCTTCGTGCAGGTTCCACGGCACATAGGTTTCCACCGTATTGAAGCCGGCGGCCTTCAGCTTCAGCAGGCGGTCCCTCCAATACTCCGGCACGACTCGGAAGTAATGGATCGCTCCGGAAAGGATGCGGATTTCCTGATTCCCGAGCATCAGCTTGGGACCTTGAATGGTCAGAGTGGTCATACGGACAGCTCCTCCTTGGGATGGATTTCCGGCGCTGCCTTCGCAGCCCGCGCCTTGTCCAATTCTTTCCCTTATCGTATCGGGAGAGGAGCGGCTTCAACAATGCACAATGTCCGCAATTTCTTAACCATTTGTCGCAAGAGACCCGTATACTGGTTGTAGATGCACGACCGTACGTCCATCCCCGAGAGGAGCCTATGCAGCATGGACCGCTTGTTTGCCTTCCAGAACCGCTCCGATACCTTGCAGCTTTATGGCTGCCATTTCGGCCTCAAGCCGGCCGGGTGGTCCTATGACAAGCATCATCATCATCTCTATGAGCTGTTCTGCTGCATGGACGGCTTCGCGGTGCAGGAAATGCAGGGCAGCTCCGTTCCGCTCGCTCCAGGCGACTGGTTCCTGCTGCGTCCCGGCGTCAGCCATACTCTGACCAATGCCGGCCCGGGTCCGCTCGCCTTCTTCAACTTCCACTTCGACCTCGACGATCTGGAGGTGCGCGGCAGGCTGGGAGCCGCTCCGTTCCGGCTCATTCCGGGACGGCTTGCCGCCGGCAGCGGACTTCCCGGCTGCGTGGCCGGACTGGAGAGCCTGCTCGGGAAGCAGCTGATCAGCGATAGCGATCCAGCCTGCCCGGCCGATGCCCCCCGCAGCCACGCCATCCCGCTCGGACTGCATCAGCAGCTTGCCTTCCAGTCCGCGATCCTGGCGATCTTGGGCGAGGTCATTCGCCTGCTGGAAGAGATTCCGCAGCCGTCAGGCCATCACGGCCTGACGGCATCCGCCTATGAGCTCGACATCGCCCATGCCGCGGAGAAGCGGCTGACGGCCGACTGGTCGGAGAGCCCGTCCGTGTCGGCGATCGCGGCGGAGATGGGAATCAGCCGCAGCCAGCTGTGCCGGATCTTCGTCCATGTCTACGGCCTCTCCCCCCGCCAATACTTGACCCGGCGCAAATGGAGCAAAGCCAAGGAGCTGCTCGCCATCTCCAATCTCAACGTCTACACCGTATCCGAGCAGCTCGGCTTCCGTTCGGTCCATCATTTCTCCCGCCAGTTCCGCCGCTGGACCGGCCTGACGCCGAGCCAGTACCGGAAGCAGGAGCGGGAAGGAGCGGGGAGCTAGGCAGGGCTTTCTGCGGGCAGTCAAGCAGGGCCTTCTGCGGGCAGTCAAGCAAGGCCTTCTGCGGGCAGTCAGGCAAGGCCTTCTGCGGACAGTCAGGCAAGGCCTTCTGCGTAGGACTGTCCCTCGCGGGAAAGCCCTTTTTCTGCTGCTCAAGCAGCCTCATGGCGCTGGACAGTTTTACTTCCTGCGCCAAGTTGGGTATAGTGTTTTAAATAAGGATAACAAGTATCCACGTTATATACAGTTCAATCATTCTCCTCATGCCGGAGATCGAGAAAGGAGGACTCATCGGGATGCAAATGAAAACCGGCGTGGAGCAGGCGGTCTATGCCGTGCTGCTGCTCGGCATGCTGCCGGACAAAGCCGTCCTGCCCGGCGAAGCCATCAGCGCCCGCATCGGGGCTTCCCCGACCTATTTCCAGAAGCTGCTGCGCAAGCTCGTCAGCGCCGATCTCATCGCCTCGACAGCGGGAGTGAAGGGCGGCTTCCGGCTCAAGCGGCAGCCGCAGGACATCACCGTCTACGATGTTTACCTCGCCGTCGAGGGGCAGCA encodes:
- the bshB2 gene encoding bacillithiol biosynthesis deacetylase BshB2, encoding MNKRILVVLPHPDDECFGLSGTLAKMIREGAEVTYACLTLGEMARTMGIPPFANRVTLPQVRKLELEASCRIIGIQDLRMLGFHDKTIEFEERELLDGGIGAILEELKPDIVFTFYPGYSVHPDHDATGAAVVRVIGGLPEKDRPIVYCMAFARDHQLAIGMPDTEFDVSDYLKQKIGSIQAHRSQFQVPGLDDKKPSREVRERFGTERFWTYRFE
- a CDS encoding YojF family protein, which produces MQLINALEVQRRIDQLKDQDIYLHLEMTTGAYASHNDSSKHPAATFISNASIQYSQGSISGVGPFRVGLKMERGWVYSEGLTHYEETEPERLILAGHDSAGKLVVALQLSREPF
- a CDS encoding alkaline phosphatase; this encodes MKFYDQKVYAVKSIISDSAASATAYASGVKTYNGAIGMDASKKSVKTILEYAKETGRSTGIVTTSQVTDATGAAFASHVEDRSAQSDIALQYLTKSKVDVILGGGEDFWYPAGQAGKFQDEPAEDPSEKSKGTQGNLVEKAKKLGYSYVTSSADLQKAKSGKLLGLFANEEMFQQREEGQGDLYNPVVSLPDMTRKALSTLSANKKGFFLMVEEEATDEMAHENNAKLTIKAGQELDKSVQIAKDFAKKNPDTLVLVLADHETGGFSIEAVDDKDESGDGISKEDGPFAIIGSKDSFVVDWTTSGHTGVDVPVTATGRGSELFTGVFENTEVFHKLAEAMGIKVKK
- a CDS encoding metallophosphoesterase, with the protein product MSGTLQFRKDGTFKIVQFTDTHWQNGEAEDQLTRALMERVLKAEQPDLVVFTGDLIFSLHCRDPLSSVREVVSAAAESGIPWAAVLGNHDAEEGCGVSREAVLRELMAAGGSVTGHEPGIGGWGNYDRAVLGADGKPAATLYFLDSGDYSRVDRIPGYGWIGRD
- a CDS encoding beta-galactosidase family protein, which translates into the protein MTTLTIQGPKLMLGNQEIRILSGAIHYFRVVPEYWRDRLLKLKAAGFNTVETYVPWNLHEAVEGQFNFEGLADIERFIRTAGELGLHVIVRPSPYICAEWEFGGMPAWLLKDGNMRLRCAYKPFLDKVDAYYDELIPRLAPLLSTNGGPVIAMQIENEYGSYGNDKEYLAHLRDALIRRGVDVLLFTSDGPCDFMLQGGMVEGVWETVNFGSRPGEAFADLLKAQPDQPLMCMEYWNGWFDHWGEEHHTRDAADTARVLDEMLAAGASVNFYMFHGGTNFGFYSGANHGEKFEPTITSYDYDVLVSESGEITDKFHAVREVIGKYAELGPLELPEPIPSKGYGKVGLSERAPLFSVLDSLSTPVTRACPETMEQLGQNYGFILYTTHLSGPRGESRLTAQEVRDRAMVFVDGEYKGTLERWNPEREVSFSVPEGGVTVSLLVENMGRINYGPLLKDPKGVTEGIRFGQQFLYGWTIRSLPLEDLSGIGYGTSGAGSPDSIASAAAEASANEPAFYRGEFEVEGEPADTFLNVKGWTKGVAYINGFNLGRYWEIGPQGTLYIPAPLLKSGVNELVLFELHGAAVAEVELQDRPVLQIEAGEPDKPSE
- a CDS encoding AraC family transcriptional regulator — encoded protein: MDRLFAFQNRSDTLQLYGCHFGLKPAGWSYDKHHHHLYELFCCMDGFAVQEMQGSSVPLAPGDWFLLRPGVSHTLTNAGPGPLAFFNFHFDLDDLEVRGRLGAAPFRLIPGRLAAGSGLPGCVAGLESLLGKQLISDSDPACPADAPRSHAIPLGLHQQLAFQSAILAILGEVIRLLEEIPQPSGHHGLTASAYELDIAHAAEKRLTADWSESPSVSAIAAEMGISRSQLCRIFVHVYGLSPRQYLTRRKWSKAKELLAISNLNVYTVSEQLGFRSVHHFSRQFRRWTGLTPSQYRKQEREGAGS
- a CDS encoding Rrf2 family transcriptional regulator, translated to MQMKTGVEQAVYAVLLLGMLPDKAVLPGEAISARIGASPTYFQKLLRKLVSADLIASTAGVKGGFRLKRQPQDITVYDVYLAVEGQQSLYSSCGILHDVLDRPEPASGCLLSELMLEAEQSWKSVLQRETIASLYAHMCSETEVGSLDTWVKQKLVL